A single window of Colletes latitarsis isolate SP2378_abdomen chromosome 4, iyColLati1, whole genome shotgun sequence DNA harbors:
- the LOC143341427 gene encoding CREB-binding protein isoform X6, which translates to MADHLVDGPPNKRPKLGDPFQGTSDSAVGMAPLMMHHTYTTYGGGGSGNMQQMQGPPQQLHLPQHQLQPHWNNHTVQKRNYITNTDMFDLENDLPDDLLSSGSWGSATESAKPPATGPGPGQQNGALDSELRQHVQQQQQQLSHHLIQQQCLLKQGNKNLVANSLVMAAGTLGNKSPNMQSPPNVSVSKVVDPQMVVSLGNLPSSIASSLANNQMSIANSMGGLQSSMSMAGSNPTMSMSGGMNSGLVMTSTASGNNNMGGMAGGSLIVTNSLNKQSLNTVTMMSSNTQGIHHPSGPHSVAQMQNGPGIMNTRAVAMQQQQAHMVSAAARGQSPHQQVHQVGIGPGQGGPRMQAPPNMANMPNMGQIGASSPYSYASPGSGPGPGVTVCTNSPVGVVAPQQKGVGTNMTAMQAGRFGTTGPIGSATVVGGPEGGMAQQAQPPAPSPAQSQSGAPTGVQSGPQQATQGQISGTGAPAGATKSTADPEKRKLIQQQLVLLLHAHKCQRRESQANGDVWQCTLPDCKTMKNVLNHMTACQAGKNCTVPHCSSSRQIISHWKHCNRNDCPVCLPLKQANKNKTTNAAAASTSQPNSQPNPSATEMRRAYDALGIQCPTTTPGLGPGQCVTRRIPAPGMQGATGTMGNVRLAQPQTQAASGQSVVGAGQQVVAPNVSLPLSSDSNTVGVAGNQAASTSGVTPAAAAAAVNIQQSVNVHQLFGLNDSGQLNVAAENRLASPQLPVGAQQSQVTATPMPGTKEWHQSVTPDLRNHLVHKLVQAIFPTPDPNAMLDKRMHNLVAYARKVEGDMYEMANSRSEYYHLLAEKIYKIQKELEEKRQKRKEQQQLQAQQQQQQPQPGSSGTAGPGLRPCAPPGVGTVPPSRPVGTVTPSLRSHSPGMAQLGTLPTMGIPHNRMQFSQQQAQQQQQQVQGQAQTKVQVQQQMQQQQQQQQQQQQQQQQQQGILVGPPGPSPNGQTSSNPNVVPNPGLSPFGQPQMSQANLTTTTTSATTSQFPTSNGTSGLPNSSPVQSQHQFPDLMKVRMAQAQAAIAHKHQQQQQQQQQQQQQQQQQQPPPQPQQQQNQSQPQQPTSTSNQSSAATSMPQAPSPFNNMQQQSNQQQSQQFNNNRPLPSVSTSNDSGISTSTPQTIPPPASSGPSPGPVTTNGPQSTTSTPNTPLVPSLMTPNQTVSSANQTPPHPGTTPSPAGLASLGKGMTSQERAALNAPRASSMSSQMAAITAALDRDNSPSPPMNNNKGKLDSIKEESMKMEIKQEDGSENHRMDGGKSVNNDMSIKTEIKTEAMEEGSGEGITKEESSGIKEEPVTPMSSQDTTPDIKPLVPEPIQSSGTSTDKKRLCLFKPDELRQALMPTLEKLYRQDPDSIPFRQPVDPQALGIPDYFDIVKKPMDLSTIKRKLDTGQYSDPWEYVDDVWMMFDNAWLYNRKTSRVYRYCTKLSEVFEQEIDPVMQALGYCCGRKYTFNPQVLCCYGKQLCTIPRDAKYYSYQNRYTFCQKCFNDIPGDTVTLGDDPTQPQTAIKKEQFQEMKNDHLELEPFVVCTDCGRKVHQICVLHMESIWPLGFTCDNCLKKKGQKRKENKFNAKRLPVTKLGTYIETRVNNFLKKKEAGAGEVAIRVVASSDKVVEVKPGMRSRFVENGDMPGEFPYRAKALFAFEEVDGTDVCFFGMHVQEYGSECTPPNTRRVYIAYLDSVHFFRPRQFRTAVYHEILLGYLDYAKQLGYTMAHIWACPPSEGDDYIFHCHPQEQKIPKPKRLQEWYKKMLDKGMVERIVLDYKDILKQAMEDKLSSAADLPYFEGDFWPNVLEESIKELDQEEEEKRKQAEAAEAAAANAIFSLSEDSETGPDGKKKGQKKAKKSNKSKANQRKNSKKSNTPQTGNDLSAKIFATMEKHKEVFFVIRLHSAQSAASLAPIQDPDPVINCDLMDGRDAFLTMARERHYEFSSLRRAKFSSMSMLYELHNQGQDKFVYTCNNCKSHVETRYHCTVCDDFDLCISCKEKDGHPHHMEKLGLDLDDGSSPADAKQANPQEARKLSIQRCIQSLVHACQCRDANCRLPSCQKMKRVVTHTKVCKRKTNGGCPICKQLIALCCYHAKHCQETKCLVPFCSNIKHKLKQQQLQQRLQQAQLLRRRMAVMNTRPTGPVGAMQTGQQTSNVTMPTGVAMKPGVSPTNLPSPHQPGIGLKPGTQTPPAHVLQVVKQVQEEAARQQAPHVGYGKVTPGGGVGVGVGVGGQTGGVMPPPQMQRPMPVQMANPSGTHLIPMDQWTPSRYQTSAVMQQNPGLRQQTPQQLMQQQQQHQGQPGMGMGGQMPRQPGVIGGPVSQVGPQAQNNMHKHVLQQLMQTLKNPHTPEQQNQILQILKSNPPIMAAFIKQRALALQQQSGQYGGGVGGPLGPNQPQQQPGLQHMMSQQQQQQQQQQQHQQQQQQQQQHQQQQQQQQGRMQIQAMLNQQQQQQQQQQQQQQQQQPVQQQPQWYKQQMLVMQQRQQQAQQQQQQQQQQQQQQPFTQPPAPPYGQQRPIRPSLLGKSHLIPDKMRFVEPLGSWSNVCHDSAYSSSGYSGFSEQGYGQPGLKPTPPPIPSPQGVMGPPGISVQQQLMQSVRSPPPIRSPQPNPSPRPVPSPRNQPVPSPRSGPVPSPHHHPPHGTPTHSPAHELGGPSEMMLSQLNGGTGTPTGHPGTMPHHPSPAPPPTSGTDSSEVTPMTPQDQLSKFVEGL; encoded by the exons ATGGCCGACCACCTGGTGGACGGCCCGCCGAACAAGCGGCCGAAGCTTGGAGATCCTTTTCAAGGGACTTCGGACTCCGCGG TGGGTATGGCGCCTCTAATGATGCACCATACTTATACAACCTATGGGGGAGGTGGCAGTGGTAACATGCAACAAATGCAGGGCCCGCCACAACAGCTACATCTGCCACAGCATCAGCTGCAGCCACATTGGAACAACCATACCGTCCAGAAAAGAA ATTACATAACAAACACAGATATGTTTGATCTTGAAAATGATCTACCCGACGATCTATTATCATCGGGGTCTTGGGGTTCCGCAACCGAGAGCGCTAAACCACCAGCAACAGGCCCAGGTCCAGGGCAGCAAAATGGTGCCCTTGACTCGGAACTTCGACAGCAtgtacagcaacaacaacaacaactttCGCATCATCTAATACAACAACAA TGTCTTTTGAAACAGGGTAACAAGAATTTGGTTGCTAACTCTTTAGTAATGGCTGCTGGAACCTTGGGTAACAAAAGTCCAAATATGCAATCTCCGCCGAATGTTTCTGTCTCTAAAGTAGTTGATCCACAAATGGTTGTGAGTCTGGGAAATTTACCAAGTAGCATAGCCAGTTCTTTGGCAAACAATCAAATGTCTATTGCAAATTCTATGGGAGGCCTTCAATCGTCGATGAGCATGGCAGGTAGTAATCCTACCATGTCAATGTCAGGTGGAATGAATTCTGGCCTAGTTATGACCAGCACTGCTAGTGGAAATAATAATATGGGTGGAATGGCAGGTGGAAGTTTAATTGTGACCAACAGTTTAAATAAACAGTCTTTAAATACT GTAACCATGATGAGCTCTAATACTCAAGGAATTCATCATCCTAGCGGGCCGCATAGCGTTGCTCAAATGCAGAATGGACCTGGAATAATGAACACCAGAGCTGTAGCAATGCAACAACAACAAGCGCATATGGTTAGTGCTGCAGCAAGAGGTCAAAGTCCGCATCAACAAGTACATCAAGTTGGTATTGGTCCTGGGCAAGGAGGTCCACGAATGCAGGCTCCTCCAAACATGGCAAATATGCCAAATATGGGACAAATCGGCGCATCCAGTCCCTATAGTTACG CATCTCCAGGTAGTGGACCAGGGCCTGGTGTTACCGTATGTACTAATAGTCCTGTTGGAGTTGTCGCGCCACAACAAAAAGGAGTAGGGACAAACATGACTGCCATGCAAGCTGGTAGATTTGGAACTACAGGACCCATTGGTTCTGCTACTGTTGTGGGTGGTCCAGAAGGTGGTATGGCGCAACAAGCTCAACCTCCTGCTCCAAGTCCAGCTCAATCTCAATCCGGTGCACCAACAGGAGTGCAATCTGGTCCACAACAAGCTACTCAGGGCCAAATATCTGGTACCGGTGCTCCAGctg GTGCTACAAAATCAACCGCCGATCCAGAAAAACGTAAACTTATTCAACAACAATTAGTTCTTTTGCTTCATGCGCATAAGTGTCAACGTCGAGAAAGCCAAGCTAACGGCGACGTTTGGCAATGTACATTGCCAGATTGTAAAACAATGAAGAACGTGTTGAACCATATGACTGCTTGTCAAGCAGGGAAAAATTGTACAGTGCCACACTGTAGTTCTTCGAGACAAATTATTAGTCATTGGAAACATTGTAACCGCAACGACTGTCCTGTGTGCTTACCCTTGAAACAagctaataaaaataaaactacaAACGCTGCTGCGGCATCTACGTCACAACCAAATAGTCAACCAAATCCGAGTGCAACCGAGATGAGAAGAGCATATGATGCTTTGGGTATTCAATGCCCTACGACAACGCCTGGTTTAGGACCTGGTCAGTGTGTTACTAGAAGAATACCTGCACCAGGTATGCAAGGAGCAACCGGGACAATGGGAAACGTCAGGCTAGCTCAACCTCAAACTCAAGCTGCTTCGGGTCAATCTGTGGTTGGTGCCGGGCAGCAAGTAGTTGCACCAAATGTATCTCTTCCTTTAAGTTCTGATTCTAATACTGTCGGGGTAGCTGGTAATCAGGCCGCGTCCACTAGTGGAGTTACACCTGCTGCAGCAGCGGCTGCTGTAAACATACAGCAATCGGTTAATGTGCAtcaattatttggtttaaacgATTCAGGGCAGCTCAATGTTGCGGCTGAAAATAGGCTAGCTAGCCCTCAACTTCCAGTTGGAGCTCAACAAAGTCAAGTAACAGCAACGCCGATGCCAGGAACGAAGGAGTGGCATCAATCCGTAACTCCAGATCTTAGaaatcatcttgttcataaaTTGGTTCAAGCAATATTTCCAACTCCCGATCCAAATGCTATGCTTGATAAAAGGATGCATAATTTGGTTGCGTATGCAAGGAAAGTTGAAGGTGATATGTATGAGATGGCTAATTCTAGATCAGAGTATTACCATTTACTTgctgaaaaaatatataagatTCAAAAGGAATTAGAGGAGAAGCGTCAAAAGCGGAAAGAACAGCAACAGTTACAggcgcaacagcaacagcaacaacctCAACCTGGGTCGTCCGGAACAGCTGGTCCGGGTTTGAGGCCGTGTGCTCCACCTGGCGTCGGAACTGTTCCACCATCGCGACCAGTTGGAACAGTTACTCCTAGTTTGCGTAGTCATTCACCGGGCATGGCTCAACTTGGAACTTTACCTACAATGGGCATTCCGCACAATAGAATGCAATTTTCTCAACAACAAgcccaacaacaacaacaacaggtgCAGGGTCAGGCCCAAACCAAAGTCCAAGTTCAGCAACAaatgcagcagcagcagcagcaacaacaacaacagcagcagcagcagcagcagcaacaaggaATTTTAGTTGGTCCACCGGGCCCTAGTCCAAACGGACAAACATCTTCTAACCCTAACGTCGTTCCAAATCCTGGTCTCAGCCCTTTCGGACAACCACAAATGTCACAAGCAAATTTAACAACTACTACCACATCTGCAACAACTAGTCAATTTCCAACCTCGAATGGCACTTCCGGTTTACCTAACAGTTCTCCTGTACAAAGTCAACATCAATTTCCCGACCTAATGAAAGTTAGAATGGCACAAGCTCAAGCAGCAATCGCGCATAAAcatcaacaacaacagcagcagcagcagcaacagcaacagcagcagcagcagcagcagccacCACCACAACCACAGCAACAGCAAAATCAGTCACAGCCACAACAACCGACAAGCACTTCTAATCAAAGCTCTGCGGCAACATCAATGCCTCAAGCACCATCACCGTTCAATAATATGCAGCAACAAAGTAATCAACAACAAAGTCAACAATTCAACAATAATCGGCCTCTACCATCCGTTTCAACGTCCAATGATAGCGGTATCAGCACGTCAACACCTCAAACAATACCACCTCCTGCGTCTAGCGGGCCTAGTCCCGGTCCAGTGACAACAAACGGACCTCAATCTACAACTTCCACACCTAATACACCGCTAGTTCCTTCATTGATGACTCCAAATCAAACAGTTTCTTCCGCCAACCAAACACCACCTCATCCTGGCACTACACCATCCCCCGCTGGTCTCGCAAGCCTAGGAAAAGGGATGACATCTCAGGAGAGGGCTGCACTAAATGCGCCGAGAGCTTCGTCTATGTCTTCGCAAATGGCCGCTATTACGGCTGCTTTAGATCGTGATAATTCTCCTAGTCCACCGATGAATAACAATAAAGGAAAACTGGATTCTATTAAAGAGGAGAGTATGAAAATGGAAATCAAACAAGAGGATGGTTCTGAGAATCATAGAATGGATGGTGGTAAAAGTGTAAACAACGATATGTCTATTAAAACTGAAATCAAAACAGAAGCAATGGAAGAAGGATCTGGGGAGGGTATCACGAAAGAAGAATCTTCCGGTATCAAGGAAGAGCCAGTGACACCGATGTCCAGTCAGGACACAACACCGGACATCAAACCATTAGTTCCTGAGCCGATACAGTCGAGCGGAACATCGACGGACAAGAAACGGTTGTGTTTGTTTAAACCCGACGAATTGCGTCAAGCACTGATGCCAACATTAGAAAAACTTTACCGTCAGGATCCGGATTCTATACCGTTTAGACAACCGGTTGACCCGCAAGCATTAGGAATCCCAGATTACTTTGACATCGTTAAAAAACCAATGGATCTTTCGACGATCAAAAGAAAATTAGATACGGGACAATACAGTGATCCATGGGAATATGTCGATGATGTGTGGATGATGTTTGACAATGCGTGGCTTTACAATCGTAAAACCTCGCGTGTTTACAGATATTGCACAAAG CTTTCGGAAGTTTTTGAACAAGAGATAGATCCTGTAATGCAGGCTCTAGGATATTGTTGCGGAAGGAAATACACGTTCAATCCGCAAGTTTTATGCTGTTACGGGAAACAGCTCTGTACAATACCGAGAGACGCAAAGTACTACTCCTATCAGAATAG ATACACCTTCTGTCAGAAATGTTTCAACGACATTCCTGGTGACACTGTGACGTTAGGAGACGATCCAACGCAACCTCAGAC TGCCATTAAAAAGGAACAGTTCCAGGAAATGAAGAACGATCATTTGGAATTGGAGCCTTTTGTTGTGTGTACAGATTGCGGTAGGAAAGTGCATCAAATCTGCGTGCTTCACATGGAATCAATTTGGCCGCTAGG GTTTACTTGTGataattgtttaaaaaagaaaGGACAGAAACGCAAAGAGAATAAATTTAATGCTAAACGTTTACCAGTTACAAAATTGGGCACTTATATCGAAACACGAGTAAATAACTTCTTAAAGAAAAAGGAAGCTGGTGCCGGCGAAGTCGCGATTAGAGTCGTAGCGTCAAGCGATAAAGTGGTCGAAGTAAAGCCTGGAATGAGAAGTAGATTTGTAGAAAACGGTGATATGCCTGGCGAATTTCCGTATAGAGCGAAAGCGCTGTTTGCATTTGAAGAGGTTGACGGCACCGATGTATGTTTTTTCGGCATGCATGTGCAAGAGTATGGCAGTGAATGTACACCACCTAATACCAGAAGAGTCTATATCGCGTACTTGGATTCCGTACACTTTTTCCGGCCTAGACAATTCCGAACAGCAGTCTATCACGAAATACTTCTTGGATATTTGGATTACGCGAAGCAACTCGG ATACACCATGGCTCATATCTGGGCTTGCCCACCTTCTGAAGGAGATGATTATATTTTTCACTGCCACCCCCAAGAACAAAAGATTCCAAAGCCTAAGAGATTACAGGAATGGTACAAGAAAATGTTAGATAAAGGCATGGTCGAGAGGATCGTACTTGATTACAAA GATATTTTGAAACAAGCAATGGAAGACAAATTGTCGTCAGCTGCCGATTTACCATATTTTGAGGGTGATTTTTGGCCCAATGTTTTAGAAGAAAGTATCAAGGAATTAGATCAAGAAGAGGAAGAAAAACGTAAACAAGCTGAAGCTGCCGAAGCCGCCGCCGCCAATGCG ATTTTCTCGTTATCGGAAGATTCTGAAACAGGTCCGGATGGAAAAAAGAaaggacagaaaaaggccaaaaaGTCTAACAAATCCAAAGCGAATCAAAGAAAAAACAGTAAAAAATCTAATACTCCTCAAACAGGAAATGacctttcggcaaaaatttttgcGACCATGGAGAAACATAAGGAAGTGTTTTTTGTTATCAGGTTGCATAGTGCTCAAAGTGCAGCCAGTTTAGCA CCCATTCAGGATCCTGATCCCGTTATTAATTGTGACCTTATGGATGGTCGTGATGCTTTTCTTACAATGGCTAGAGAAAGACATTACGAATTCTCTTCTTTGAGACGTGCGAAATTTAGTTCTATGTCCATGTTGTATGAATTGCACAACCAAGGCCAAGATAAATTTGTCTATACTTGTAATAACTGTAAGAGTCATGTAGAAACAAGATATCACTGTACGGTTTGTGAT GACTTTGACCTGTGTATAAGTTGTAAAGAGAAAGATGGTCATCCTCATCATATGGAGAAACTTGGTTTAGATTTAGATGATGGTTCATCGCCGGCCGATGCAAAGCAAGCAAATCCAcag GAGGCTCGTAAACTGTCGATACAAAGATGTATTCAATCGTTGGTACATGCGTGCCAGTGCAGAGATGCTAACTGTCGCCTACCCAGCTGTCAAAAGATGAAGAGAGTAGTAACGCATACAAAGGTTTGCAAGCGAAAGACGAATGGTGGCTGTCCAATATGTAAACAATTGATAGCGCTATGCTGTTACCATGCTAAACACTGCCAGGAGACTAAATGTCTAGTCCCGTTCTGCTCGAACATCAAACACAAGTTGAAGCAACAACAGCTTCAACAACGGTTACAGCAAGCGCAATTGTTGAG AAGAAGAATGGCTGTGATGAATACCCGACCAACGGGTCCTGTAGGAGCAATGCAAACTGGACAGCAAACTTCGAATGTTACTATGCCAACTGGTGTTGCTATGAAACCAGGAGTTAGCCCCACTAATTTACCTTCGCCGCACCAACCTGGAATAGGGCTGAAACCTGGCACACAAACACCACCTGCGCATGTTCTTCAGGTTGTTAAACAGGTACAAGAAGAAGCTGCAAGACAACAGGCGCCGCACGTAGGTTATGGCAAAGTAACGCCAGGCGGTGGTGTCGGTGTTGGAGTTGGCGTGGGAGGACAAACAGGTGGAGTGATGCCTCCACCACAAATGCAACGGCCGATGCCCGTccaaatggcaaatcccagtggtaCTCATCTCATTCCAATGGATCAGTGGACACCAAG CAGGTATCAAACGAGTGCGGTGATGCAACAAAATCCTGGTTTAAGGCAACAAACTCCGCAGCAATTAAtgcagcaacaacagcaacacCAGGGACAACCAGGAATGGGAATGGGAGGACAAATGCCGAGACAACCAGGCGTTATCGGTGGTCCGGTTAGTCAGGTTGGGCCGCAGGCTCAAAATAACATGCACAAGCATGTATTGCAGCAACTTATGCAGACTCTTAAGAATCCCCATACTCCCGAGCAACAAAACCAAATACTTCAAATACTCAAAAGTAATCCACCGATAATGGCCGCTTTCATCAAGCAACGG gcGCTTGCCCTTCAGCAACAAAGTGGTCAGTACGGCGGTGGAGTTGGGGGACCTCTGGGTCCTAATCAGCCGCAACAACAACCTGGTTTGCAGCATATGATGTctcaacagcaacagcagcagcagcagcaacaacaacaccagcagcagcagcagcagcagcaacaacatcagcagcagcagcagcagcagcaaggtAGAATGCAGATACAAGCGATGCTGaatcaacagcagcagcagcagcagcagcaacaacaacagcagcagcagcagcagcctgTTCAGCAGCAACCGCAGTGGTACAAACAGCAAATGCTGGTGATGCAGCAGAGACAGCAGCAGgctcaacaacaacagcagcagcagcaacaacaacaacagcagcaaccGTTCACACAACCACCGGCGCCTCCTTATGGTCAACAGCGACCAATAAGGCCGTCCCTTCTCGGTAAGAGTCATTTGATTCCCGACAAAATGAGATTCGTCGAGCCGCTTGGTTCGTGGTCTAACGTTTGCCACGATTCCGCGTATTCTTCCTCAGGTTACAGTGGCTTTAGTGAACAAGGCTACGGTCAACCCGGTTTAAAACCAACTCCACCTCCGATACCTTCTCCGCAAGGTGTGATGGGACCTCCAGGGATCTCTGTACAGCAACAGCTCATGCAGTCCGTTCGATCTCCGCCACCTATTCGATCTCCTCAACCAAATCCTTCTCCGCGACCGGTTCCATCCCCGCGTAATCAACCAGTTCCTTCGCCTCGATCAGGGCCGGTACCATCACCTCATCATCATCCACCTCATGGTACGCCGACGCATTCACCGGCTCATGAACTCGGCGGTCCAAGCGAAATGATGCTCTCACAGTTGAACGGCGGCACGGGCACGCCAACAGGTCATCCGGGGACCATGCCTCATCACCCATCTCCGGCTCCACCGCCTACTAGTGGCACAGACTCCAGTGAAGTGACGCCTATGACGCCACAAGACCAACTCTCGAAATTTGTCGAAGGATTGTAG